A single window of Nasonia vitripennis strain AsymCx chromosome 4, Nvit_psr_1.1, whole genome shotgun sequence DNA harbors:
- the LOC100115646 gene encoding biglycan isoform X1 yields MLASGAMNLLALLLLLLVGGQVSSAGAGSMILMDPEVPLKKCRYSRAYGMFQAQCRDLKLNDIPPNLQSSIEILDASENRIRELRNDSLSRYSSLKFLYIQDNFVQQVAEGAFQPTYYLEVLNLSDNGLFELPRSLFQLQSLRNLYVNSNKLGDSSFNVSGVRSPLNWLHASNNQLTRMPRLAPLAMLTKLNLSHNHISRLSSEDIAPLCSLQQLDLTGNPLKFSENNCECHEFNKWIKKRNIQLIPKPQLECPSSLRDRCSLIEFSNRTMSLYSGCVTNLRDKAEAQKARSTWIWIASCIGAFVSCICVAFCCLQKRNRNKRQRLKEQEIHAANNANTEQLLNKDKEIAHEQS; encoded by the exons GTGCGATGAACCTGCTGgcgctcctgctgctgctgctggtcggAGGCCAGGTGTCGAGCGCGGGAGCCGGATCGATGATCCTCATGGACCCGGAGGTGCCGCTCAAGAAGTGCAGATACTCCAGGGCCTACGGGATGTTCCAGGCGCAGTGCCGGGACCTCAAGCTGAACGACATTCCGCCGAACCTGCAGTCCAGTATCGAG ATACTGGACGCCAGCGAGAACCGCATCCGGGAGCTGCGCAACGACAGCCTCTCGAGGTACAGCAGCCTAAAGTTCCTCTACATCCAAGACAACTTCGTTCAGCAAGTGGCCGAGGGCGCGTTCCAGCCGACCTACTACCTGGAGGTGCTGAACCTCTCGGACAACGGGCTGTTCGAGCTGCCCCGGAGCCTCTTCCAGCTGCAGTCGCTGCGCAACCTCTACGTCAACTCGAACAAGCTCGGCGACTCGTCGTTCAACGTGTCCGGCGTGAGGTCGCCGCTCAACTGGCTGCACGCCTCCAACAACCAGCTGACCAGAATGCCGCGGCTCGCGCCCCTGGCCATGCTCACGAAGCTCAACCTCTCGCACAACCACATCAGCAGGCTCTCGAGCGAGGACATCGCGCCGCTCTgctcgctgcagcagctcgaCCTCACCGGGAACCCGCTCAAGTTCAGCGAGAACAACTGCGAGTGCCACGAGTTCAACAAGTGGATCAAGAAGAGGAACATTCAG CTGATCCCGAAGCCGCAGCTCGAGTGCCCCTCGTCTCTGCGCGATCGCTGCTCGCTAATCGAGTTCTCGAACCGCACGATGTCCCTGTACAGCGGCTGCGTGACGAATTTGCGCGACAAGGCCGAGGCTCAGAAAGCCCGCTCGACCTGGATCTGGATCGCCTCCTGCATCGGCGCCTTCGTCAGCTGCATCTGCGTGGCCTTCTGCTGCCTTCAGAAGCGCAACCGAAACAAGAGGCAACGACTCAAGGAGCAGGAGATCCACGCAGCCAACAACGCCAACACCGAGCAGTTGCTCAACAAGGACAAGGAGATCGCTCACGAGCAGTCCTAA
- the LOC100115689 gene encoding protein lethal(2)denticleless has product MNIVQSFTAREKGLKSIQGYDIALLRLKCYHEDVYAGVAANPNAADYNPKPPVFACKFSSAPGYEQVIALANEDGKIALQDTSIAYDSHEPLEGTQAHNNAIFDIAWMPQELKLLTASGERTACLWDVYSDIKELQVFHGHTHSVKSVVFRHQDKAVFATGARDGAIMIWDIRANHSQGQPRPDNSIFNAHELKVPHAIKHRRTPSQSSKSTTTQSVTALAFQDDYTLLSCSAGDGLIKAWDLRKNYTAHKKEPVAKHVMHYGGKRNTYNGFTSLLVDPAGITLYASCVDKKIYAYNISSYNPSPIAEYYGHGSDDKILSFFVKACLSPDGEYLASGSNDETAYIWRTRNPGTPIIKLSGHRDEVTCIAWCGVGEPKIVTCSDDCYHRIWRVRPEPVSDEDKMNVFGCAERYEQPSNGVQTQSDNLQVLTPHTACTTTPNGESIRKSESRLSSANIVSSEKSESILSPILEKLVTSPRRSSLDNRAARKLHFSPSSSANNSKTPEPVNKSRPASKSVEETVADPCCIADSRKTPELLTPSKRTSKFTDQSLADCSYERIPALPFSPTTGLPNFVVDGTAPHLLANSPIKARDRMNWLTELHKRKSVERSGSRISQDSPSPKRIRKTPTRRASKIKNGDLRKTPRSSPCAVPAITNFYNNLSLSSSNRQSPCSS; this is encoded by the exons atGAACATAGTACAATCGTTTACTGCCCGAGAAAAAGGTTTAA AAAGTATCCAAGGCTATGATATTGCACTGTTGCGATTGAAGTGCTACCATGAGGATGTCTATGCAGGTGTTGCAGCCAATCCAAATGCTGCAGATTATAATCCAAAGCCCCCAGTTTTTGCTTGCAAATTTTCATCTGCACCAGGATATGAACAAGTCATAGCCCTTGCCAATGAAGATGGTAAAATTGCTTTGCAGGATACATCAATTGCTTATGATTCACATGAACCATTAGAGGGAACACAG GCACACAATAATGCTATATTTGACATAGCATGGATGCCTCAGGAATTAAAACTTCTAACAGCATCAGGAGAGAGAACTGCTTGCCTCTGGGATGTTTACTCTGATATCAAAGAGCTACAAGTGTTCCATGGCCATACACATTCTGTAAAAAGTGTTGTTTTTAGACATCAGGATAAAG cTGTATTTGCAACTGGAGCCAGGGATGGGGCAATCATGATATGGGACATCAGAGCAAATCACAGTCAGGGTCAGCCTAGGCCAGATAATTCCATTTTTAATGCCCATGAATTAAAGGTGCCACACGCAATCAAACATCGCAGAACACCATCTCAGTCATCCAAATCGACTACAACCCAAAGTGTCACAGCTCTTGCTTTTCAAGATGATTATACTTTGCTTTCTTGCTCCGCAGGCGATGG CTTGATCAAAGCTTGGGATCTAAGGAAAAACTACACTGCACATAAAAAAGAGCCTGTAGCCAAACATGTTATGCACTATGGAGGAAAAAGGAATACTTATAATGGTTTTACTTCTCTGTTAGTTGATCCAGCTGGAATCACACTGTATGCCAGTTGCGTGGATAAGAAGATTTATGCCTACAATATATCATCCTACAATCCAAGTCCAA tTGCCGAATACTACGGACACGGATCTGATGACAAGATTCTGTCATTTTTCGTAAAGGCTTGTTTGAGCCCTGACGGAGAATATCTCGCCAGTGGATCAAACGACGAAACGGCTTACATTTGGCGCACGAGAAATCCGGGAACTCCGATAATCAAGCTTTCTGGACATAGGGACGAAGTCACTTGCATTGCTTGGTGTGGTGTAGGTGAACCGAAAATCGTCACTTGCTCAGATGATTGTTACCACAGGATCTGGCGAGTAAGGCCGGAGCCAGTCAGCGACGAAGACAAAATGAATGTATTCGGCTGCGCTGAGCGTTACGAACAACCATCAAACGGAGTCCAAA CTCAATCCGACAATCTACAAGTCTTGACCCCCCATACGGCTTGCACGACTACTCCAAATGGTGAATCAATCAGAAAGTCTGAATCACGATTATCCAGCGCCAACATTGTGTCCTCAGAGAAAAGCGAATCGATTCTTTCGCCGATTCTGGAAAAGCTCGTCACCTCTCCCAGACGTTCAAGCTTGGACAATCGTGCTGCTCgaaaattacattttagtCCTAGCTCGAGTGCAAATAACAGCAAGACACCCGAACCCGTTAATAAAAGTAGACCAGCCAGCAAATCTGTCGAAGAAACTGTAGCTGATCCCTGTTGCATTGCCGACAGCAGGAAAACACCGGAACTCTTGACTCCAAGTAAACGAACTAGCAAATTTACCGACCAATCACTGGCTGATTGCTCGTACGAACGAATTCCAGCGCTACCTTTCTCACCTACTACTGGCCTTCCAAATTTCGTAGTGGACGGCACAGCTCCTCATCTTCTTGCCAATTCCCCCATCAAGGCCCGAGATAGGATGAATTGGCTAACAGAACTCCACAAGAGGAAAAGCGTTGAGCGAAGCGGAAGCAGAATAAGCCAAGATTCGCCCAGCCCCAAGAGAATCCGCAAGACTCCGACGAGAAGGGCTAGTAAGATAAAGAATGGAGATCTGAGAAAGACGCCCAGAAGTTCGCCTTGTGCTGTACCTGCGATCAcgaatttttacaataacttAAGTTTAAGCAGCTCGAACCGGCAGTCACCTTGCTCATCTTGA
- the LOC100115775 gene encoding RCC1 and BTB domain-containing protein 1, translating into MSRADLKNWPIFSLLEPKFISTIHMAVVYGNLGNEALIVTKDGDVYALGSNTAGCLGTGDSHSTLHPKKVEALCGKGIKTFAYGSGPHVLALTNKGEIYSWGHNGYCELGNGSTNQGLTPTLCLNLNEKVVTAIACGSHHSVALTEDGEVYSWGQNNCGQVSSGISSNQGAPRKVNSALTGKVVVSIACGQTSSMAVTDVGEVFGWGYNGVGQLGIGNYVNQLSPCKVTGLNGIVIEKVACGYAHTLALSDEGALYVWGGNGFGQLGLGNKANACTPIKLNVTEMGRISDIATLHYNHISVAMGQGGKIYMWGQCRGQSVTSPMATPLPHIHDALACYATPSVMHQPLVLHAEEEVGISESLRNAFDDAATSDLTIQIQGKPIYVHKAVLKIRCQYFKSMFQEHWAENNRDVIEHSQFSYDVFKSFLRYLYTDEVDLPPENALELLDLANAYFETQLKRRCVQMIKQGITVSNVAFLYSTAIEYNAKELEDFCFKFALNHMTAVIQTPNFAKLDESIIKTFIVKAAQAGAFKT; encoded by the exons ATGTCGAGGGCCGACTTGAAGAACTGGCCCATTTTCAGCTTGCTGGAGCCCAAGTTTATATCAACCATTCATATGGCTGTGGTTTATG GTAATTTAGGGAACGAAGCTCTAATTGTAACAAAAGATGGTGATGTGTATGCCTTGGGGAGCAATACTGCTGGCTGTCTGGGAACTGGAGATTCTCACAGTACACTTCATCCAAAGAAGGTTGAAGCTCTCTGTGGAAAAGGAATAAAGACGTTTGCATATGGTAGCGGACCACATGTTCTTGCTCTTACAAACAAAGGAGAG ATCTACTCCTGGGGTCATAATGGCTACTGTGAATTAGGAAATGGTTCCACAAATCAAGGACTGACTCCAACTCTTTGTTTAAATCTCAATGAAAAAGTTGTGACAGCAATAGCATGTGGCAGTCATCATTCTGTTGCTCTCACAGAAGATGGTGAA GTATATTCATGGGGGCAAAACAATTGTGGTCAAGTTAGTAGTGGAATAAGTTCCAATCAAGGTGCACCACGAAAGGTGAACTCAGCTTTGACAGGAAAAGTGGTTGTGTCCATAGCATGTGGTCAAACATCAAGTATGGCTGTGACAGATGTCGGTGAAGTTTTTGGCTGGGGATACAATGGAGTTGGACAACTTGGCATTGGAAATTATGTCAACCAATTGAGTCCTTGCAAAGTCACTGGTTTGAATGGAATTGTAATAG aaaaagtcGCGTGTGGATATGCTCATACCTTAGCGTTAAGTGATGAAGGTGCTCTTTACGTTTGGGGGGGTAATGGCTTTGGACAACTGGGACTAGGAAACAAAGCTAATGCATGCACTCCTATAAAA ttaaatgtaACAGAAATGGGCAGGATATCAGACATAGCCACATTGCATTACAATCACATAAGTGTAGCCATGGGTCAGGGAGGTAAAATCTATATGTGGGGTCAATGCCGTGGTCAAAGTGTCACTAGCCCAATGGCAACTCCACTGCCTCACATACATGATGCTCTTGCATGCTATGCAACTCCTAGTGTCATGCATCAGCCACTCGTCCTGCATGCCGAGGAAGAAGTTGGAATTAGTGAAAGTCTTCGAAATGCTTTTGATGATGCA GCTACGAGCGATCTAACGATTCAAATTCAAGGGAAACCAATTTACGTACATAAAGCTGTTCTGAAGATTCGTTGTCAATATTTCAAGTCGATGTTTCAAGAACACTGGGCAGAAAACAATCGAGA CGTAATCGAACACAGTCAATTTTCCTACGATGTATTCAAATCGTTTCTCAGGTACTTGTACACAGATGAAGTTGACTTGCCTCCAGAAAATGCCTtag AATTATTGGACTTAGCAAATGCGTATTTTGAGACGCAATTAAAGAGACGTTGCGTTCAAATGATTAAACAGGGAATTACTGTTTCCAACGTTGCATTCCTTTATAGTACCGCTATTGAATACAATGCCAAA GAATTAGAGGATTTTTGCTTTAAATTTGCCTTGAATCACATGACTGCTGTGATTCAGACACCAAATTTTGCCAAACTAGATGAATCTATTATAAAAACTTTCATAGTGAAGGCTGCACAGGCTGGTGCATTCAAAACTTAG
- the LOC100115855 gene encoding acetylcholinesterase: MPGQQQQQHRQHRVQERQREHEHHYHYHQHGRPAERAAGRRHARLNSAMALSLLLLALGLDLRGALGSPSHRGRHHAASDLGLQQEQPRSMEAPLEEPLPRPEHLAAPQAQTLPPPPQPQQQQQQQQPGSDDPLVVQTKKGRVKGATLTATTGKKVDAWFGIPYAQKPLGPLRFRHPRPAEAWEGVLNATSPPNSCVQILDTVFGDFSGAMMWNPNTPLSEDCLYVNVVAPKPRPTNAAVMVWIFGGGFYSGTATLDVYDHRTIVSEENIILVSMQYRVASLGFLYFGTSDVPGNAGLFDQMMALQWVRDNIAAFGGNPDNVTLFGESAGAVSVSMLLLSPLSRHLFNQAIMQSGSATAPWAIITREESIMRGLRLAEAVGCPHDKSDLRAVIDCLISQEAEVLVNSEWGTLGICEFPFVPVIDGAFLDETPQRSMLTESFKKANILMGSNTEEGFYFIIYYLTELFRIDGTEDVKVPRDEFVRAVSELNPYVNPIGRYAIIYEYTDWLRPDDPDANRNALDKIVGDYHFTCNVNEFASRYAETGNKVYMYYYTHRSANNPWPRWTGVMHADEISYIFGEPLDPTKGYTQEEKHLSKRMMRYWANFAKTGDPNMGDDGSSWTEVTWPVHTATKKEYLTLDTNTTEIGYGPRVRQCAFWKKYLPQLLAATSKLDQSKETCSGAAAPALDSRGACLLLMSLVTIGLRALSGASQLWPQPRGPV; this comes from the exons ATGCcggggcagcagcagcagcagcatcgccAGCATCGAGTCCAGGAGCGGCAGCGCGAGCACGAGCACCACTACCACTACCACCAGCACGGCCGGCCGGCCGAAAGAGCCGCGGGACGGCGGCACGCGCGGCTGAACTCGGCCATGGCGCTGTCGCTGCTCCTGCTGGCGCTCGGCCTTGACCTCCGGGGCGCGCTCGGCTCGCCCTCGCACCGGGGCAGGCACCACGCGGCCTCGGACCTCGGGCTGCAGCAGGAGCAGCCGCGATCGATGGAGGCGCCGCTGGAGGAGCCGCTGCCGCGACCCGAGCACCTGGCCGCCCCCCAGGCGCAGACGCTGCCCCCGCCGCCGCagccccagcagcagcagcagcagcagcagcccggGAGCGACGACCCCCTCGTCGTCCAGACGAAGAAGGGCCGCGTGAAGGGCGCGACCCTGACCGCCACCACCGGCAAGAAGGTCGACGCCTGGTTCGGCATACCCTACGCCCAGAAGCCCCTCG GCCCCCTGAGGTTCCGGCACCCGCGACCGGCCGAGGCGTGGGAGGGCGTCCTGAACGCGACCAGCCCGCCCAACAGCTGCGTGCAGATCCTGGACACGGTGTTCGGCGACTTCTCCGGCGCCATGATGTGGAACCCCAACACGCCCCTGAGCGAGGACTGCCTCTACGTGAACGTCGTCGCGCCCAAGCCTCGGCCTACTAACGCCGCTGTCATGGTATGGATATTCGGTG GCGGCTTCTACTCGGGCACGGCGACCCTCGACGTCTACGACCACCGGACGATCGTCAGCGAGGAGAACATAATCCTGGTGTCGATGCAGTACCGCGTGGCCAGCCTGGGCTTCCTCTACTTCGGCACCTCGGACGTGCCGGGCAACGCCGGCCTCTTCGACCAGATGATGGCGCTCCAGTGGGTGCGCGACAACATCGCCGCCTTCGGCGGCAACCCCGACAACGTCACCCTCTTCGGCGAGAGCGCCGGCGCCGTCTCGGTCTCGATGCTCCTGCTCTCGCCGCTCTCCAG GCACCTCTTCAACCAGGCGATAATGCAGTCCGGCTCGGCGACGGCGCCCTGGGCGATAATAACGCGCGAGGAGTCGATAATGCGCGGCCTGCGGCTGGCCGAGGCCGTCGGCTGCCCCCACGACAAGTCGGACCTGCGCGCCGTCATCGACTGCCTCATCAGCCAGGAGGCCGAGGTGCTGGTCAACAGCGAGTGGGGCACCCTCGGCATCTGCGAGTTCCCCTTCGTGCCCGTCATCGACGGGGCCTTCCTCGACGAGACGCCCCAGCGCTCGATGCTCACCGAGTCCTTCAAGAAGGCCAACATCCTCATGGGCTCGAACACGGAGGAGGGCTTCTACTTCATCATCTACTACCTGACCGAGCTCTTCAGGATCGACGGCACGGAGGACGTGAAGGTGCCGCGCGACGAGTTCGTGCGCGCCGTCAGCGAGCTGAACCCCTACGTCAACCCGATCGGCCGCTACGCCATCATCTACGAGTACACGGACTGGCTGCGGCCCGACGACCCCGACGCCAACCGCAACGCCCTCGACAAGATCGTCGGGGACTACCACTTCACCTGCAACGTCAACGAGTTCGCCAGCAGGTACGCCGAGACGGGCAACAAGGTCTACATGTACTACTACACGCACAG GTCCGCCAACAACCCCTGGCCGAGGTGGACGGGCGTCATGCACGCCGACGAGATCAGCTACATTTTCGGCGAGCCACTTGACCCCACCAAGGGCTACACGCAAGAGGAGAAGCACTTGTCCAAGAGGATGATGAGATACTGGGCGAACTTTGCTAAAACTGG GGACCCGAACATGGGCGACGACGGCTCGTCGTGGACGGAGGTCACCTGGCCGGTGCACACGGCCACGAAGAAGGAGTACCTCACGCTCGACACCAACACCACGGAGATCGGCTACGGGCCCCGGGTGAGGCAGTGCGCCTTCTGGAAGAAGTACCTGCCCCAGCTGCTCGCCGCCACTT CCAAGCTGGACCAGTCGAAGGAGACCTGCAGCGGCGCGGCCGCACCGGCGCTGGACTCGCGGGGCGCTTGCCTGCTGCTCATGTCCCTGGTGACGATCGGACTGCGCGCCCTGTCGGGCGCCTCGCAGCTCTGGCCGCAGCCTCGCGGACCCGTCTAG
- the LOC100115646 gene encoding biglycan isoform X2, whose product MNLLALLLLLLVGGQVSSAGAGSMILMDPEVPLKKCRYSRAYGMFQAQCRDLKLNDIPPNLQSSIEILDASENRIRELRNDSLSRYSSLKFLYIQDNFVQQVAEGAFQPTYYLEVLNLSDNGLFELPRSLFQLQSLRNLYVNSNKLGDSSFNVSGVRSPLNWLHASNNQLTRMPRLAPLAMLTKLNLSHNHISRLSSEDIAPLCSLQQLDLTGNPLKFSENNCECHEFNKWIKKRNIQLIPKPQLECPSSLRDRCSLIEFSNRTMSLYSGCVTNLRDKAEAQKARSTWIWIASCIGAFVSCICVAFCCLQKRNRNKRQRLKEQEIHAANNANTEQLLNKDKEIAHEQS is encoded by the exons ATGAACCTGCTGgcgctcctgctgctgctgctggtcggAGGCCAGGTGTCGAGCGCGGGAGCCGGATCGATGATCCTCATGGACCCGGAGGTGCCGCTCAAGAAGTGCAGATACTCCAGGGCCTACGGGATGTTCCAGGCGCAGTGCCGGGACCTCAAGCTGAACGACATTCCGCCGAACCTGCAGTCCAGTATCGAG ATACTGGACGCCAGCGAGAACCGCATCCGGGAGCTGCGCAACGACAGCCTCTCGAGGTACAGCAGCCTAAAGTTCCTCTACATCCAAGACAACTTCGTTCAGCAAGTGGCCGAGGGCGCGTTCCAGCCGACCTACTACCTGGAGGTGCTGAACCTCTCGGACAACGGGCTGTTCGAGCTGCCCCGGAGCCTCTTCCAGCTGCAGTCGCTGCGCAACCTCTACGTCAACTCGAACAAGCTCGGCGACTCGTCGTTCAACGTGTCCGGCGTGAGGTCGCCGCTCAACTGGCTGCACGCCTCCAACAACCAGCTGACCAGAATGCCGCGGCTCGCGCCCCTGGCCATGCTCACGAAGCTCAACCTCTCGCACAACCACATCAGCAGGCTCTCGAGCGAGGACATCGCGCCGCTCTgctcgctgcagcagctcgaCCTCACCGGGAACCCGCTCAAGTTCAGCGAGAACAACTGCGAGTGCCACGAGTTCAACAAGTGGATCAAGAAGAGGAACATTCAG CTGATCCCGAAGCCGCAGCTCGAGTGCCCCTCGTCTCTGCGCGATCGCTGCTCGCTAATCGAGTTCTCGAACCGCACGATGTCCCTGTACAGCGGCTGCGTGACGAATTTGCGCGACAAGGCCGAGGCTCAGAAAGCCCGCTCGACCTGGATCTGGATCGCCTCCTGCATCGGCGCCTTCGTCAGCTGCATCTGCGTGGCCTTCTGCTGCCTTCAGAAGCGCAACCGAAACAAGAGGCAACGACTCAAGGAGCAGGAGATCCACGCAGCCAACAACGCCAACACCGAGCAGTTGCTCAACAAGGACAAGGAGATCGCTCACGAGCAGTCCTAA